The following DNA comes from Terriglobales bacterium.
CGAGTGGACCCATCCCGCCACCCGCCAGAAATCCAAGAGCCCGCTCTACGACGGCACCCTCTTCCACCGCGTGATCCCCAACTTCATGATCCAGGGCGGCGACCCCATGGGCAACGGCATGGGCGGCCCCGGCTACCAGTTCGAGGACGAGACCAAGGGCTCGCCCCACAAGTTCGATAAGCCCGGCAAGCTGGCCATGGCCAACGCCGGCCCCAACACCAACGGCTCCCAGTTCTTCATCACCGTGGCCGCCACCGACTGGCTCACCGGCAACCACACCATCTTCGGCGAGGTGATCGAGGGCCAGGACGTGGTCCATAAGATCACCGCCGTCCCCCGCAACCGCCAGGACCGCCCCAACCAGGACGTC
Coding sequences within:
- a CDS encoding peptidylprolyl isomerase, producing the protein MARQPGLYAIFDTTQGTIVCRLFEKDAPKTVQNFTDLAEGKREWTHPATRQKSKSPLYDGTLFHRVIPNFMIQGGDPMGNGMGGPGYQFEDETKGSPHKFDKPGKLAMANAGPNTNGSQFFITVAATDWLTGNHTIFGEVIEGQDVVHKITAVPRNRQDRPNQDVKLNSVKIERVG